Proteins from a genomic interval of Arachis hypogaea cultivar Tifrunner chromosome 10, arahy.Tifrunner.gnm2.J5K5, whole genome shotgun sequence:
- the LOC112718274 gene encoding calcium-dependent protein kinase 20-like, with protein MFLMIDTDNSGQITLEELKKGLERVGANLKESELLWLMEAVDVDNSGTIDYGEFIAAMLHLNKIQKEDHLYAAFTYFDQACEKYGILDSNIDDIIRDVDKDNDGRIDYSEFTAMM; from the exons TCACCCTTGAGGAACTGAAAAAGGGTTTGGAGAGAGTGGGTGCTAATCTTAAAGAATCTGAGCTTCTATGGTTAATGGAAGCA GTAGACGTTGATAATAGTGGTACCATAGATTATGGTGAATTTATAGCGGCAATGCTTCATCTAAACAAAATCCAAAAGGAGGATCATCTATATGCTGCCTTCACTTATTTTGACCAAGCTTGTGAAAAGTATGGAATTCTAGATAGTAACATAGATGATATAATACGCGATGTTGACAAGGATAAT GATGGACGCATTGATTACAGTGAGTTTACTGCAATGATGTAA